A region of Esox lucius isolate fEsoLuc1 chromosome 3, fEsoLuc1.pri, whole genome shotgun sequence DNA encodes the following proteins:
- the LOC105024394 gene encoding ras-related protein Rab-3A: MASATATYGQKESSDQNFDYMFKILIIGNSSVGKTSFLFRYADDSFTPAFVSTVGIDFKVKTIYRNDKRIKLQIWDTAGQERYRTITTAYYRGAMGFILMYDITNEDSFNAVQDWSTQIKTYSWDNAQVLLVGNKCDMEDERVVAVDRGRQLSDQLGFEYFECSAKDNINVKQTFERLVDIICEKMSESLDNVDPAVTGAKQGPQLTEQPQRPHQDCAC; the protein is encoded by the exons ATGGCCTCAGCAACAGCCACCTATGGACAGAAGGAGTCCTCCGATCAAAACTTTGACTACATGTTCAAGATCCTGATAATTGGCAATAGCAGTGTGGGTAAAACCTCCTTTCTGTTCCGCTATGCGGACGACTCATTCACACCGGCCTTTGTTAGCACGGTTGGCATCGATTTCAAAGTGAAGACCATCTACAGGAACGACAAGAGGATCAAGCTGCAGATCTGG GACACTGCTGGACAGGAGCGCTACAGGACCATCACCACGGCCTACTACAGAGGAGCCATGGGCTTTATCCTCATGTATGACATCACCAACGAGGATTCCTTCAACGCTGTGCAGGACTG gtcAACCCAGATCAAGACATACTCCTGGGACAATGCCCAGGTCCTGCTGGTGGGCAACAAGTGTGACATGGAGGACGAGAGGGTGGTGGCGGTGGACCGGGGCAGGCAGCTCTCCGACCAGCTGG GTTTTGAGTACTTTGAGTGCAGTGCCAAGGACAACATCAATGTGAAGCAGACGTTTGAGCGGCTGGTGGACATCATCTGTGAGAAGATGTCGGAGAGCCTGGACAACGTGGATCCTGCTGTCACCGGAGCCAAACAGGGGCCACAGCTCACGGAGCAGCCCCAGCGACCCCACCAGGACTGTGCttgctaa
- the LOC105024402 gene encoding transcription factor jun-D — protein METTLYPANALNSRGISSLYSYNSMMKKDMSLNLDDESSNLKPNLRDADGILNSPDLGLLKLATPDLERLIIQSNGVTTTPTSQFLYPKSASDEQEFAEGFVKALEDLHKQNQLSEGTCAPERLDLIGSNAAPVGLPSDLPVYTTLNGYGNSPLGTTVNYSTDTIPFPPPPHLMSAHQQAAAAALSRLQALKDEPQTVPDMQCFGDSPPLSPIDMDNQERIKAERKKLRNRIAASKCRKRKLERISRLEDKVKNLKTQNTELASTASVLREQVAQLKQKVLNHVSNGCQLLPNQVQAY, from the coding sequence ATGGAAACAACCCTCTACCCTGCTAATGCGCTGAATAGTCGAGGGATTTCAAGCCTTTATTCGTACAACAGCATGATGAAGAAAGACATGAGTTTAAACCTGGACGACGAAAGCTCCAATCTGAAACCGAATCTCAGGGACGCAGACGGAATTCTGAACTCCCCGGACTTAGGACTCTTGAAATTGGCGACTCCGGACCTTGAACGATTGATTATCCAATCGAATGGAGTTACCACGACCCCAACCTCTCAGTTTCTGTATCCAAAGTCAGCCAGCGACGAACAGGAATTCGCGGAAGGCTTCGTGAAAGCGCTTGAGGATCTTCACAAGCAGAATCAGCTAAGCGAGGGGACTTGCGCCCCGGAGAGACTGGACCTCATCGGTTCCAACGCAGCCCCGGTAGGCTTGCCATCAGATCTGCCAGTGTACACGACTTTAAACGGCTATGGAAATAGCCCACTGGGCACCACGGTGAATTATTCGACAGATACCATTCCATTCCCGCCGCCACCTCATCTGATGAGCGCTCATCAACAGGCTGCTGCGGCGGCGCTGTCTCGGCTCCAGGCGTTGAAGGACGAGCCGCAGACGGTCCCTGACATGCAGTGTTTTGGAGACAGCCCGCCGTTGTCTCCTATTGACATGGACAACCAGGAACGCATCAAAGCAGAGAGGAAAAAGCTGCGAAACAGAATAGCAGCGTCCAAGTGCCGCAAAAGAAAACTGGAGAGAATATCCCGTCTTGAAGACAAGGTCAAAAACCTGAAGACTCAGAACACTGAACTGGCTTCCACTGCCAGTGTGCTCAGAGAGCAAGTGGCACAGTTGAAACAAAAGGTTCTGAACCACGTGAGTAATGGATGTCAACTTCTCCCAAACCAAGTACAAGCATACTAG